A single genomic interval of Flavobacteriales bacterium harbors:
- a CDS encoding GxxExxY protein, whose amino-acid sequence MEENDLATRVLDAAFKVHRALGPGLLESAYVHCLLHELRMTGLSILHQHPLPLRYGDVQLDAGYRLDLWVENRLVVEVKAVEELHPIHTAQLLTYLKLTGNRLGLLINFNESLLRDGVRRIANGMPQ is encoded by the coding sequence GTGGAGGAGAACGATCTCGCTACCCGGGTGCTCGACGCGGCGTTCAAGGTCCATCGCGCATTGGGCCCCGGCCTCCTGGAAAGCGCATACGTGCATTGCCTGCTCCATGAACTGAGGATGACCGGGCTGTCGATCCTTCATCAGCATCCGCTGCCCTTGCGTTACGGCGATGTACAGTTGGATGCGGGCTATCGGTTGGACCTGTGGGTGGAGAACAGGCTGGTCGTCGAGGTGAAAGCGGTCGAAGAGCTTCATCCGATCCACACGGCCCAGCTGCTCACCTACCTGAAGCTCACGGGCAACCGGCTCGGATTGCTGATCAACTTCAACGAGAGCCTGCTCAGGGACGGTGTCCGCAGGATCGCCAATGGAATGCCTCAATGA
- a CDS encoding NADH-quinone oxidoreductase subunit M: MLLAALLLLPFATATLLLVARPEAQARLLAMASTLVTAVVVLLLWAGYAGSAITVVDRDWVPAIGLRLVLGYDGIALLMLVLTGLIFPFIIGAGFKQQHDRPATVNALLLYAQSFLFGVFAAQNAFLFYIFYELALVPVFFLLLFWGGEQRRAVTMRFFIYTLLGGLSLLFGLAWCVLQTPAPYSADFTALHALRLGSEVQVWLFWALFLAFAIKLPIFPFHSWQPDTYTVAPLQGTMVLGGVMLKMGLYGILRFVMPIVPEGVVFWRDLVIGLSLAGALYAGAIAFRQRDLKRLVAWSSLSHVGLLCAGLFALNSYGVSGAFYQAFAHAVLLVGLLYLVGAIHARTGTHDLGAMGGLKLRTPRLAALFLLVLVNAVALPLTQSFVGEWLMFNGLWQHNGWMAFAAACTIVLGAIYMLWAYQRVMLGPDSGGPAVADADQDDHLYLVPLIAISLFLGVYPGPVLDLLEAPVQLMLNTLTALN, encoded by the coding sequence ATGCTGCTCGCCGCGCTGCTGCTGCTCCCCTTCGCCACCGCCACCCTGCTGCTGGTGGCGCGCCCCGAAGCGCAGGCGCGCCTGCTGGCCATGGCCAGCACGCTGGTGACGGCCGTGGTGGTGCTGCTCCTGTGGGCGGGCTACGCCGGCTCCGCCATCACCGTGGTGGACCGCGACTGGGTGCCCGCGATCGGCCTGCGGCTGGTGCTGGGCTACGATGGCATCGCCCTGCTGATGCTGGTGCTCACCGGCCTCATCTTCCCCTTCATCATCGGGGCGGGCTTCAAGCAGCAGCACGACCGCCCCGCCACGGTGAACGCCCTGCTGCTCTACGCACAGAGCTTCCTCTTCGGGGTGTTCGCCGCGCAGAACGCCTTCCTCTTCTACATCTTCTACGAGCTGGCGCTGGTGCCTGTGTTCTTCCTGCTGCTCTTCTGGGGCGGTGAGCAGCGCCGGGCCGTCACGATGCGCTTCTTCATCTACACCCTGCTGGGCGGCCTCAGCCTGCTGTTCGGCCTGGCGTGGTGCGTGCTGCAGACGCCGGCGCCGTACAGCGCCGACTTCACGGCCCTGCACGCGCTGCGACTGGGGAGCGAGGTGCAGGTGTGGCTCTTCTGGGCGCTCTTCCTGGCCTTCGCCATCAAGCTGCCCATCTTCCCCTTCCACAGCTGGCAGCCGGACACCTACACGGTGGCACCGCTGCAGGGCACCATGGTGTTGGGCGGCGTGATGCTGAAGATGGGCCTGTACGGGATCCTGCGCTTCGTGATGCCGATCGTCCCCGAGGGCGTGGTGTTCTGGCGCGACCTGGTGATCGGGCTCAGCCTGGCGGGCGCCCTGTACGCCGGGGCCATCGCCTTCCGCCAGCGCGACCTGAAGCGGTTGGTGGCCTGGAGCTCCCTGAGCCACGTGGGCCTGCTGTGCGCCGGGCTCTTCGCCTTGAACAGCTACGGGGTGAGCGGTGCGTTCTACCAGGCCTTCGCCCATGCGGTGCTGCTGGTGGGCCTGCTGTACCTGGTGGGCGCCATCCACGCCCGCACCGGCACCCACGACCTGGGCGCCATGGGCGGCCTCAAGCTCCGCACCCCGCGCCTGGCCGCGCTCTTCCTGCTGGTGCTGGTGAACGCCGTGGCCCTGCCCCTCACCCAGAGCTTCGTGGGCGAGTGGCTCATGTTCAACGGCCTCTGGCAGCACAACGGCTGGATGGCCTTCGCGGCCGCCTGCACCATCGTGCTGGGCGCCATCTACATGCTGTGGGCCTACCAGCGCGTGATGCTGGGCCCCGACAGCGGGGGCCCCGCCGTGGCGGACGCCGACCAGGACGACCACCTCTACCTGGTGCCGCTCATCGCGATCAGCCTGTTCCTGGGCGTATACCCGGGCCCGGTGCTGGACCTGCTGGAGGCCCCCGTGCAACTGATGCTCAACACCCTCACCGCCCTGAACTGA
- a CDS encoding NADH-quinone oxidoreductase subunit I, with translation MATPITQPLTKRSQVVSEKRMTLMERIYLPAIVKGMGITLKHFFRLRKATVKYPEQLRPMSPVYRGMHVLKRDEQGRERCTACGLCAVACPAEAITMVAAERKNGEEKLYREEKYAAVYEINMLRCIFCGDCEDACPKEAIFLTDRLVPTDYTRGTFVYGKQWLVEPLDPALRVDVSKRQPKAVAEFKKDRNFAHNR, from the coding sequence ATGGCGACCCCGATCACCCAGCCGCTGACCAAGCGCTCCCAGGTGGTGAGCGAGAAGCGGATGACCCTGATGGAGCGGATCTACCTGCCGGCCATCGTCAAGGGCATGGGCATCACGCTCAAGCACTTCTTCCGCCTGCGGAAGGCCACGGTGAAATACCCCGAGCAGCTGCGGCCCATGAGCCCGGTGTACCGCGGCATGCACGTGCTGAAGCGGGACGAGCAGGGCCGCGAGCGCTGCACCGCCTGCGGCCTGTGCGCGGTGGCCTGCCCGGCGGAGGCCATCACCATGGTGGCCGCCGAGCGGAAAAATGGCGAGGAGAAGCTGTACCGCGAGGAGAAGTACGCGGCGGTGTACGAGATCAACATGCTGCGCTGCATCTTCTGCGGCGACTGCGAGGACGCCTGCCCCAAGGAGGCCATCTTCCTCACGGACCGCCTGGTACCCACGGACTACACGCGCGGCACCTTCGTGTACGGCAAGCAATGGCTGGTGGAGCCGCTGGACCCCGCCCTGCGCGTGGATGTGAGCAAGCGGCAGCCGAAGGCGGTGGCCGAATTCAAGAAAGACCGCAACTTCGCGCACAATCGTTGA
- the nuoH gene encoding NADH-quinone oxidoreductase subunit NuoH, whose translation MIPTVIFLVALLLVTLGVAAYATYAERKVAAFMQDRIGPDRAGPFGLLQPIADGVKMIMKEDFMPASANRWLFFLGPAIAMTTALLTGVVIPWGGTLDLGGTAFKLQVADPDIGILYVFAMVSIGVYGIMLGGWASNNKYALYGAIRAASQMVSYELTMGMSIVALVILTGSLSLNDIVEQQRAGLWNIVYQPLGFLLFVICAFAECNRAPFDLPECETELVGGYHTEYSSMKLGFYLFAEYVNMFISSAVISTLFFGGYDVPFLDGLGLPQNVTVILGTVALFLKITFFIFLFMWVRWTLPRFRYDQLMDLGWKSLIPLAILNVLLTGVGYYLKNGI comes from the coding sequence ATGATCCCCACCGTGATCTTCCTGGTGGCGCTGCTGCTGGTCACCCTCGGGGTGGCCGCCTACGCCACCTACGCCGAGCGCAAGGTGGCCGCCTTCATGCAGGACCGCATCGGACCCGACCGTGCGGGCCCCTTCGGCCTGCTGCAGCCCATCGCTGACGGGGTGAAGATGATCATGAAGGAGGACTTCATGCCGGCCTCGGCCAACCGCTGGCTCTTCTTCCTGGGCCCGGCCATCGCCATGACCACCGCGCTGCTCACCGGCGTGGTGATCCCCTGGGGCGGCACGCTGGACCTGGGCGGCACGGCCTTCAAGCTGCAGGTGGCCGATCCGGACATCGGCATCCTCTACGTGTTCGCCATGGTGAGCATCGGGGTGTACGGCATCATGCTCGGCGGCTGGGCCAGCAACAACAAGTACGCGCTGTACGGCGCCATCCGCGCCGCCAGCCAGATGGTGAGCTACGAGCTCACCATGGGCATGAGCATCGTGGCCCTGGTGATCCTCACCGGCAGCCTCAGCCTCAACGACATCGTGGAGCAGCAGCGGGCCGGGCTGTGGAACATCGTGTACCAGCCGCTGGGCTTCCTGCTGTTCGTGATCTGCGCCTTCGCCGAGTGCAACCGCGCCCCCTTCGACCTGCCGGAGTGCGAGACCGAGCTGGTGGGCGGCTACCACACGGAATACAGCTCCATGAAGCTGGGTTTCTACCTCTTCGCCGAGTACGTCAACATGTTCATCAGCAGCGCGGTGATCAGCACCCTGTTCTTCGGCGGCTACGACGTGCCCTTCCTGGACGGGCTGGGGCTGCCGCAGAACGTGACGGTGATCCTGGGCACGGTGGCGCTCTTCCTGAAGATCACCTTCTTCATCTTCCTGTTCATGTGGGTGCGGTGGACACTGCCGCGCTTCCGCTACGACCAGCTGATGGACCTGGGCTGGAAGAGCCTGATCCCCCTGGCGATCCTCAACGTGCTGCTCACCGGCGTGGGCTACTACCTGAAGAACGGCATCTGA
- the nuoK gene encoding NADH-quinone oxidoreductase subunit NuoK, whose amino-acid sequence MNEVVSAIRLVPLEHYVMLSFALFSIGLTGVLFRRNTIIILMCLELMFNSVNLLLTAFSAHHSDPGGQVFVFFIMLVAAAEVTVGLAVLVMMKRNVDSVDIDQLNRLRW is encoded by the coding sequence ATGAACGAGGTGGTGAGCGCGATCCGGCTGGTGCCCCTGGAGCATTATGTGATGCTCAGCTTCGCGCTGTTCAGCATCGGCCTCACCGGCGTGCTGTTCCGGCGCAACACCATCATCATCCTCATGTGCCTGGAGCTGATGTTCAACAGCGTGAACCTGCTGCTGACGGCCTTCAGCGCGCACCACAGCGACCCAGGCGGACAGGTGTTCGTCTTCTTCATCATGCTGGTCGCGGCGGCGGAGGTCACCGTAGGCCTGGCCGTGCTGGTGATGATGAAGCGGAACGTGGACAGCGTGGACATCGACCAACTCAACCGCCTGCGATGGTGA
- the nuoL gene encoding NADH-quinone oxidoreductase subunit L: MSAQLLAPLVPALPLAGAVLIAALRRRLSGHTAGMLATALIGGSFLCSVLLFLGFDPAGGAQVAHLFDWIRVADMRIGLAFQVDALSLTMMLIVTGVGTLIHLYSIGYMHDDPRQSTFFALLNLFTFAMLLLVMGANYAVTFIGWEGVGLCSYLLIGFWYTNPAYNYAARKAFVMNRIGDVGFVLGLALVFQVFGTLDYTAVMERADGFATGAPAITAITLLLFVGAIGKSAQLPLFTWLPDAMAGPTPVSALIHAATMVTAGIFLLVRSSALFVLAPLTQDVVLVTGLVTALCAATIGVFQNDIKKVLAYSTVSQLGYMFVALGLGAFSAGLFHVTTHAFFKALLFLGAGSVIHALGGEQDIRRMGGLRSSTPATYRTFLVGTLAIAGIFPLSGFFSKDAILAHAYQYSPWIYALLVAGAVLTTYYMFRLLFLVFFGSYRGQAHPHESPAVMTAPLWVLAVLSVVGGALNLPHVFGGQEPMKHFLATAASGVGLEQLHLSALLEWSLMGFSTAVVLLTIWIAYGRFAKKATLDPEADALPVPQRWAARKWYLDELYERLFEKPYGWLSTNLSALLEQRVMQPLMVGVGTTTERLGDLLRRAQTGNMSTYLFAMVAGLLIFLFLTLNGL; this comes from the coding sequence GTGAGCGCCCAGCTGCTGGCCCCCCTGGTGCCCGCCCTGCCGCTGGCGGGTGCGGTGCTGATCGCCGCGCTGCGCCGCCGCCTGAGCGGCCACACCGCAGGGATGCTGGCCACCGCGCTCATCGGCGGCTCCTTCCTGTGCAGCGTGCTGCTCTTCCTGGGCTTCGACCCGGCCGGCGGCGCGCAGGTGGCCCACCTCTTCGACTGGATCCGGGTGGCCGACATGCGCATCGGCCTCGCCTTCCAGGTGGACGCCCTGAGCCTGACCATGATGCTGATCGTGACGGGCGTGGGCACGCTGATCCACCTCTACAGCATCGGCTACATGCACGACGATCCGCGGCAGAGCACCTTCTTCGCCCTGCTGAACCTGTTCACCTTCGCCATGCTGCTGCTGGTGATGGGGGCCAACTACGCGGTCACCTTCATCGGCTGGGAGGGCGTGGGCCTGTGCAGCTACCTGCTGATCGGCTTCTGGTACACCAACCCCGCCTACAACTACGCCGCGCGCAAGGCCTTCGTGATGAACCGCATCGGCGACGTGGGCTTCGTGCTCGGCCTGGCGCTGGTGTTCCAGGTGTTCGGCACGCTGGACTACACCGCAGTGATGGAGCGGGCGGACGGCTTCGCCACGGGCGCCCCGGCGATCACGGCCATCACCCTGCTGCTCTTCGTGGGCGCCATCGGCAAGAGCGCCCAGCTGCCGCTGTTCACCTGGCTGCCGGACGCGATGGCGGGCCCCACGCCCGTGAGCGCGCTGATCCACGCCGCCACCATGGTCACGGCCGGCATCTTCCTGCTGGTGCGCAGCAGCGCGTTGTTCGTGCTGGCGCCGCTCACGCAGGACGTGGTGCTGGTCACCGGCCTGGTGACCGCCCTCTGCGCCGCCACCATCGGGGTGTTCCAGAACGACATCAAGAAGGTGCTCGCCTACTCCACCGTGAGCCAGCTGGGCTACATGTTCGTGGCACTGGGCCTGGGGGCCTTCAGTGCGGGCCTCTTCCATGTCACCACGCACGCCTTCTTCAAGGCGCTGCTCTTCCTGGGCGCCGGCAGCGTGATCCACGCGCTGGGGGGTGAGCAGGACATCCGGCGGATGGGCGGCCTGCGTAGCAGCACACCCGCCACCTACCGCACCTTCCTGGTGGGCACGCTGGCCATCGCGGGCATCTTCCCCCTCAGCGGCTTCTTCAGCAAGGACGCCATCCTGGCCCATGCCTACCAGTACAGCCCCTGGATCTATGCGCTGCTGGTGGCGGGCGCGGTGCTCACCACCTACTACATGTTCCGCCTGCTCTTCCTGGTCTTCTTCGGCAGCTACCGGGGCCAGGCCCATCCGCACGAGAGCCCTGCGGTGATGACCGCGCCCCTGTGGGTGCTGGCCGTGCTGAGCGTGGTGGGAGGCGCGCTGAACCTGCCGCACGTCTTCGGCGGGCAAGAGCCGATGAAGCACTTCCTGGCCACCGCCGCGTCCGGCGTGGGCCTTGAGCAGCTGCACCTGAGCGCTCTGCTGGAGTGGTCGCTCATGGGCTTCAGCACGGCGGTGGTGCTGCTCACCATCTGGATCGCCTACGGCCGCTTCGCGAAAAAGGCCACCCTGGACCCCGAGGCCGACGCCCTGCCCGTGCCCCAGCGCTGGGCCGCGCGCAAGTGGTACCTGGACGAGCTGTACGAGCGCCTGTTCGAGAAGCCTTACGGCTGGCTGAGCACCAACCTCTCCGCCCTGCTCGAGCAGCGGGTGATGCAGCCATTGATGGTGGGCGTGGGCACCACCACCGAACGCCTGGGCGACCTGCTGCGGCGCGCGCAGACCGGCAACATGAGCACCTACCTGTTCGCCATGGTGGCGGGCCTCCTGATCTTCCTGTTCCTCACCCTCAACGGCCTGTGA
- a CDS encoding (2Fe-2S)-binding protein, which produces MPKVTIDTIEIEVPEGTTILQAARMIGERDTAHRHVVPPTMCYYSKLKTSGGYCRTCIVKVTKGSDKDPRPMPKPVASCRTAVMDGMVVENTTNPELLDARKGVTEFLLINHPLDCPICDQAGECHLQDLGYEHGLSKSRYQFERRTFEPIDIGDTIKLHMNRCILCYRCVKVAEQLTDGRVHGVINRGDVAEISTYIQEAVDNDFSGNMIDVCPVGALTDRTFRFASRVWYTKPMDAHRKCPTCSGKAVLWMKGNEVLRVTGRKDQWGEVEEFICNACRFDHKDVKHWTVEGPRTVDRHSVIGANHYELQLKQKLLTKAAPDSTPVGRPQELPGA; this is translated from the coding sequence ATGCCGAAGGTCACCATCGACACCATCGAGATCGAGGTCCCCGAGGGTACCACGATCCTGCAGGCCGCCCGCATGATCGGCGAGCGCGACACCGCGCATCGCCACGTGGTGCCGCCCACGATGTGCTACTACAGCAAGCTGAAGACCAGCGGCGGCTATTGCCGCACCTGCATCGTGAAGGTGACCAAGGGCAGCGACAAGGACCCGCGCCCCATGCCCAAGCCGGTGGCCAGCTGCCGCACGGCCGTGATGGACGGCATGGTGGTGGAGAACACCACCAACCCCGAGCTGCTCGACGCGCGCAAGGGCGTCACCGAGTTCCTGCTGATCAACCACCCGCTGGACTGCCCCATCTGCGACCAGGCGGGGGAGTGCCACCTGCAGGACCTGGGCTATGAGCACGGGCTCAGCAAGAGCCGCTACCAGTTCGAGCGCCGCACCTTCGAGCCCATCGACATCGGCGACACCATCAAGCTGCACATGAACCGCTGCATCCTGTGCTACCGGTGCGTGAAGGTGGCCGAGCAGCTCACCGACGGCCGGGTGCACGGGGTGATCAACCGCGGCGACGTGGCCGAGATCAGCACCTACATCCAGGAGGCGGTGGACAACGACTTCAGCGGCAACATGATCGATGTGTGCCCCGTGGGCGCGCTCACGGACCGCACCTTCCGCTTCGCCAGCCGGGTGTGGTACACCAAGCCGATGGACGCGCACCGCAAATGCCCCACCTGCAGCGGCAAGGCCGTGCTGTGGATGAAGGGCAACGAGGTGCTGCGCGTCACGGGCCGCAAGGACCAGTGGGGCGAGGTGGAGGAGTTCATCTGCAACGCCTGCCGCTTCGACCACAAGGACGTGAAGCACTGGACCGTGGAGGGCCCGCGCACCGTGGACCGCCACAGCGTGATCGGCGCCAACCACTACGAGCTGCAGCTCAAGCAGAAGCTCCTCACCAAGGCCGCCCCGGACAGCACCCCGGTGGGCCGGCCGCAAGAACTCCCCGGCGCATGA
- the nuoF gene encoding NADH-quinone oxidoreductase subunit NuoF, producing MGRKLLLEHENVPGIQGLEVYRAKGGYRSVEKALRTMSPEAVVEEVKKSGLRGRGGAGFPTGMKWSFLAKPPGVPRYLVVNADESEPGTFKDRYLMERIPHLLIEGMITSSFALGANLAFIYIRGEYFYVSRILERAIDEARAAGWLGRNILGTGYDLEIHVQVGAGAYICGEETALLESLEGKRGNPRIKPPFPAVKGLYECPTVVNNVETIAAVVPIVNDGGEEYAKIGVGRSTGTKLISAGGNIRRPGVYEIELGVSCDEFINSDQWCGGVDGRAFKAVVPGGSSVPIVPYELFLRTAAGEPRLMTYESLSDGGFATGTMLGSGGFYAYNDAQCIVRSTWNHTRFYRHESCGQCSPCREGTGWMEKVLHRIEHGEGRMEDIDLLWDIQRRIEGNTICPLGDAAAWPVASAIRHFRDEFEFHVRHPQKVKDPRHFEKEPFVRKPKPATV from the coding sequence ATGGGCCGCAAGCTGCTGCTTGAACACGAGAACGTCCCGGGCATCCAGGGGCTGGAGGTGTACCGCGCCAAGGGCGGCTACCGCAGTGTGGAGAAGGCGCTGCGCACCATGAGCCCCGAGGCCGTGGTGGAGGAGGTGAAGAAGAGCGGCCTGCGCGGCCGCGGCGGCGCGGGCTTCCCCACGGGCATGAAGTGGAGCTTCCTGGCCAAGCCGCCCGGCGTGCCCCGCTACCTGGTGGTGAACGCTGACGAGAGCGAGCCCGGCACCTTCAAGGACCGCTACCTCATGGAGCGGATCCCGCACCTCCTCATCGAGGGCATGATCACCTCGAGCTTCGCGCTCGGGGCCAACCTCGCCTTCATCTACATCCGTGGCGAGTACTTCTACGTCAGCCGCATCCTGGAGCGGGCCATCGACGAGGCACGCGCCGCCGGATGGCTCGGCCGCAACATCCTGGGCACGGGCTACGACCTGGAGATCCACGTGCAGGTGGGCGCCGGCGCCTACATCTGCGGGGAGGAGACGGCGCTGTTGGAGAGCCTGGAGGGCAAGCGGGGCAACCCGCGCATCAAGCCGCCCTTCCCGGCGGTGAAGGGGCTTTACGAGTGCCCCACGGTGGTGAACAACGTGGAGACCATCGCGGCGGTGGTGCCCATCGTGAACGACGGCGGCGAGGAGTACGCCAAGATCGGCGTGGGCCGCAGCACGGGCACCAAGCTCATCAGCGCCGGCGGCAACATCAGGCGGCCCGGCGTGTACGAGATCGAGCTCGGCGTCAGCTGCGACGAGTTCATCAACAGCGACCAGTGGTGCGGCGGGGTGGACGGCCGGGCCTTCAAGGCGGTGGTGCCGGGCGGCAGCAGCGTGCCCATCGTGCCCTACGAGCTCTTCCTGCGCACGGCCGCCGGGGAGCCGCGCCTGATGACCTATGAGAGCCTGAGCGACGGAGGCTTCGCCACCGGCACCATGCTGGGCTCGGGCGGCTTCTACGCCTACAACGACGCCCAGTGCATCGTGCGCAGCACCTGGAACCACACCCGCTTCTACCGCCACGAGAGCTGCGGCCAGTGCAGCCCCTGCCGCGAGGGCACCGGGTGGATGGAGAAGGTGCTGCACCGCATCGAGCATGGCGAGGGCCGCATGGAGGACATCGACCTGCTGTGGGACATCCAGCGGCGGATCGAGGGCAACACCATCTGTCCGCTGGGCGATGCCGCGGCTTGGCCCGTGGCCAGCGCCATCCGCCACTTCCGCGACGAGTTCGAGTTCCACGTCCGCCACCCGCAGAAGGTGAAGGACCCGCGCCACTTCGAGAAGGAGCCGTTCGTGCGCAAACCCAAGCCCGCAACGGTCTGA
- a CDS encoding NADH-quinone oxidoreductase subunit J: protein MLTLFYLFAAISVLSALVVVAARSPVNSVIALIVCFLSIAGHYILLNAQFLAVVHIIVYTGAIMVLFLFVIMLLNLNKATEPQKSLATRVAAVVTGGLVLLTLLAAVRHGISVEPANGFDIGTGLVRSVGRSLFNEFLLPFEVSSVLFLSAMVGAVMLGRREKNPQAA from the coding sequence ATGCTCACGCTCTTCTACCTCTTCGCGGCGATCTCGGTGCTGAGCGCCCTGGTGGTGGTGGCCGCCCGCAGCCCGGTCAACAGCGTGATCGCGCTCATCGTCTGCTTCCTCAGCATCGCCGGCCACTACATCCTGCTGAACGCGCAGTTCCTGGCCGTGGTGCACATCATCGTGTACACCGGCGCCATCATGGTGCTGTTCCTCTTCGTCATCATGCTGCTCAACCTGAACAAGGCCACCGAACCGCAGAAGTCCCTCGCCACCCGCGTGGCGGCGGTGGTGACGGGCGGCCTGGTGCTGCTCACCCTGCTGGCGGCCGTGCGCCACGGCATCAGTGTGGAGCCCGCGAACGGGTTCGACATCGGCACCGGCCTGGTGCGCAGCGTGGGCCGCAGCCTCTTCAATGAATTCCTCCTGCCCTTCGAGGTCAGCAGCGTGCTCTTCCTCAGCGCCATGGTGGGCGCGGTGATGCTGGGGCGGAGGGAGAAGAACCCGCAGGCCGCATGA
- a CDS encoding NAD(P)H-dependent oxidoreductase subunit E, translating to MSVRLTPVTTTEGVAPFTFSEHALAECRAIMARYPEGRTKSALIPILHIAQAGNDGWLSVPAMDAVAVLLGIQPIEVYEVASFYSMFNLRPVGRHVLEICRTTPCMLRGGDALIAHAEKKLGIHVGETTRDGLFTLKAVECLGSCGTAPMLQCGATYHEDLTPEAFDALIERLQGAYTRSNYTDR from the coding sequence ATGTCGGTCCGCCTCACGCCAGTCACCACCACCGAAGGGGTCGCTCCCTTCACCTTCAGCGAGCACGCGCTGGCCGAGTGCCGCGCCATCATGGCCCGCTACCCCGAGGGCCGCACCAAGAGCGCGCTGATCCCCATCCTGCACATCGCGCAGGCCGGCAACGACGGCTGGCTCAGCGTGCCCGCGATGGACGCGGTGGCCGTCCTGCTGGGCATACAACCCATCGAGGTGTACGAGGTGGCCAGCTTCTACAGCATGTTCAACCTGCGGCCGGTGGGCCGGCACGTGCTGGAGATCTGCCGCACCACCCCGTGCATGCTGCGCGGCGGGGATGCGCTCATCGCCCACGCGGAAAAGAAGCTCGGCATCCATGTGGGGGAGACCACCCGGGACGGGCTCTTCACCCTGAAGGCCGTGGAATGCCTGGGCAGCTGCGGCACGGCACCGATGCTGCAGTGCGGCGCCACCTACCATGAGGACCTCACCCCGGAGGCGTTCGACGCGCTGATCGAGCGGCTGCAGGGAGCCTACACGCGGAGTAATTACACGGACCGATGA
- a CDS encoding NADH-quinone oxidoreductase subunit N: protein MSALILTSVLGVLLLYLGVFGNKRLLAPVAVLGLLGAIALMASGWYMDVAFFADMVRFDGTATAFNMGLTGLTILLFLFGVDYYARMERDVAEHYALMVFSLVGAYLLTSYTNLLVLFLGIEVLSIPLYILAGGKKTSYRSGEASFKYFLLGSFATALFLMGIALVYGVSASFDLGRVQEVAEAQGSAPSPLFLMGLFFIAIGLSFKVAAVPFHFWSPDVYEGAPTLVTAFMATVVKMAAFAGFFRLVHLTGLPPALANTLLAMTVLTLFVGNIVALRQTNFKRLMAYSSVAHTGFLLLVVLGNAASGISTLFYYTLTYGLATVGLFVVMVLVKRAANGSEEVRSFRGLYQAKPWLAITALLLLLSLAGIPLTAGFVAKYQVFLLALQAGFLKTTVFAVAMALVGIYYYFVVVREAFTADEQPLDVQVTPLNGLVVVLCGIAVVALGVWPVVLP from the coding sequence ATGAGCGCGCTGATCCTGACCTCGGTGCTGGGCGTGCTGCTGCTCTACCTCGGCGTGTTCGGCAACAAGCGGCTGCTGGCCCCGGTGGCCGTGCTGGGCCTGCTGGGCGCCATCGCCCTGATGGCCTCCGGCTGGTACATGGACGTCGCCTTCTTCGCGGACATGGTGCGCTTCGACGGCACGGCCACGGCCTTCAACATGGGCCTCACCGGCCTCACCATCCTCCTCTTCCTCTTCGGCGTGGACTACTACGCCCGGATGGAGCGTGATGTGGCGGAGCACTATGCTTTGATGGTCTTCTCGCTCGTGGGCGCCTACCTGCTCACGAGCTACACCAACCTGCTGGTGCTCTTCCTGGGCATCGAGGTGCTCAGCATCCCGCTCTACATCCTGGCCGGCGGCAAGAAGACCAGCTACCGGAGCGGCGAGGCCAGCTTCAAGTACTTCCTGCTGGGCTCCTTCGCCACGGCGCTTTTCCTGATGGGCATCGCGCTGGTGTACGGCGTCAGCGCCAGTTTCGACCTGGGTCGTGTGCAGGAGGTGGCCGAGGCGCAGGGCAGCGCACCCTCGCCGCTTTTCCTGATGGGCCTGTTCTTCATCGCCATCGGCCTCTCGTTCAAGGTGGCGGCCGTGCCCTTCCACTTCTGGAGCCCCGACGTGTACGAGGGCGCCCCCACGCTGGTCACCGCCTTCATGGCCACGGTGGTGAAGATGGCCGCCTTCGCCGGCTTCTTCCGCCTGGTGCACCTCACCGGCCTGCCGCCCGCGCTGGCCAACACCCTGCTGGCGATGACCGTGCTGACCCTCTTCGTGGGCAACATCGTGGCGCTGCGGCAGACCAACTTCAAGCGCCTGATGGCCTACAGCAGCGTGGCGCACACGGGCTTCCTGCTGCTGGTGGTGCTGGGCAATGCGGCTTCCGGCATCAGCACCCTGTTCTACTACACCCTCACCTACGGCCTGGCCACCGTGGGCCTGTTCGTGGTGATGGTGCTGGTGAAGCGCGCGGCCAACGGCAGCGAGGAGGTGCGCAGCTTCCGCGGACTGTACCAGGCGAAGCCCTGGCTGGCCATCACCGCGCTGCTGCTGCTGCTGAGCCTGGCGGGCATCCCGCTCACCGCCGGCTTCGTGGCCAAGTACCAGGTGTTCCTGCTCGCCCTGCAGGCGGGCTTCCTCAAGACCACCGTGTTCGCCGTGGCCATGGCCTTGGTGGGCATCTACTACTACTTCGTGGTGGTGCGCGAGGCCTTCACCGCGGATGAGCAGCCGCTCGATGTGCAGGTGACCCCGCTCAACGGCCTGGTGGTGGTGCTGTGCGGCATCGCCGTGGTGGCCCTGGGGGTGTGGCCGGTGGTGTTGCCCTAG